The following are encoded together in the Meriones unguiculatus strain TT.TT164.6M chromosome 16, Bangor_MerUng_6.1, whole genome shotgun sequence genome:
- the Mfsd9 gene encoding major facilitator superfamily domain-containing protein 9 isoform X1 gives MGVRGRRASGQGPAAGSLAPAPSAEGSRRFLLCLYLVGFLDLFGVSMVVPLLNLHVKSLGVSPIVAGVVGSSYGVLQLFSSTFVGCWSDVVGRRPSLLVCVLLSALGYLLLGMSTNVFLFTLARVPVGVFKHTLSISRALLSDLVTEKARPRVLGHFNTASGVGFILGPVVGGYLTESDGGFYVAALICCSVFLLNAGLVWLLPWKEANLGSPGNGRSLEEEHAIVPIKSEGTLQGADHSPEAGRKRERRPWADVTSALKDMKNLMVSALRDVFLVRLLMGVAVMLYYSNFVLALEERFGVRPKTTGYLISYTSALGALAGFAVGPVLRLYGHDSHRVLLHSSALTCLLLLLYSAASTVAVVVLSATLLSFSTTLGRTCVTDLQLSVGGAQASGSVIGVGQSVTAVGRILAPLLSGVAQEISPCGPPSLGAALALVAILIMSLNRPPFTGHGVERLKSE, from the exons ATGGGGGTCCGCGGGCGCCGGGCCTCGGGGCAGGGGCCGGCCGCGGGGAGCCTGGCGCCAGCTCCCAGCGCCGAGGGCTCCCGCCGCTTCCTGCTCTGCCTCTACCTGGTTGGCTTCCTG GATTTGTTTGGTGTCAGCATGGTCGTTCCATTGTTGAATCTTCATGTCAAGTCCCTTGGAGTGAGTCCCATAGTTGCTGGAGTCGTAG GCTCCTCCTACGGCGTTTTGCAGCTCTTCTCCAGCACCTTTGTG GGCTGCTGGAGTGATGTGGTTGGAAGGCGGCCCTCCTTGCTGGTGTGTGTTCTGCTCAGCGCCCTGGGTTACCTGCTCCTTGGAATGTCCACCAACGTGTTCCTGTTCACACTGGCTAGAGTCCCTGTGG GTGTTTTTAAGCACACCCTCTCCATCTCCAGGGCTCTGCTCTCCGACCTGGTCACAGAGAAGGCGCGGCCACGCGTGCTGGGACACTTCAACACGGCCTCGGGCGTCGGCTTCATCCTGGGGCCTGTGGTTGGTGGGTACCTGACAGAATCAGATGGCGGGTTCTACGTGGCAGCCCTCATCTGCTGCTCCGTCTTCCTCCTCAACGCTG GTCTCGTTTGGCTGTTACCTTGGAAAGAAGCAAACCTCGGCAGCCCAGGGAACGGCCGGAGCCTGGAGGAGGAGCACGCTATTGTACCCATAAAGTCAGAAGGTACGCTTCAGGGAGCGGACCACTCCCCTGAGGCCGGGAGGAAAAGGGAGCGGAGGCCCTGGGCTGACGTCACGTCGGCCCTGAAGGACATGAAGAACCTGATGGTTTCTGCCCTGAGGGACGTGTTTCTCGTGCGCCTGCTCATGGGGGTGGCCGTCATGCTGTACTACAGTAACTTCGTCTTGGCCCTGGAGGAGCGTTTTGGGGTGCGGCCCAAGACCACAGGGTACCTCATCAGCTACACCAGCGCCCTGGGTGCCCTGGCCGGCTTCGCCGTGGGCCCTGTGCTGCGGCTGTACGGGCACGACTCGCACAGGGTCCTGCTGCACTCCAGCGCGCTcacctgcctgctgctgctgctctacTCTGCGGCCAGCACGGTGGCCGTGGTGGTCCTCTCCGCCACGCTCCTGTCCTTCTCCACCACGCTCGGGAGAACCTGCGTCACCGACCTGCAGCTGAGCGTGGGCGGGGCGCAGGCCAGCGGCTCCGTCATCGGCGTGGGCCAGTCCGTGACGGCAGTGGGCCGCATCCTCGCCCCGCTCCTCTCCGGCGTGGCCCAGGAGATCAGCCCCTGCGGGCCCCCGAGCCTGGGCGCCGCTCTGGCCCTGGTGGCTATATTAATCATGTCTCTGAACAGACCTCCCTTCACTGGGCACGGGGTTGAGAGACTAAAGAGCGAGTAG
- the Mfsd9 gene encoding major facilitator superfamily domain-containing protein 9 isoform X2, protein MLHAHVTQTSIQGCWSDVVGRRPSLLVCVLLSALGYLLLGMSTNVFLFTLARVPVGVFKHTLSISRALLSDLVTEKARPRVLGHFNTASGVGFILGPVVGGYLTESDGGFYVAALICCSVFLLNAGLVWLLPWKEANLGSPGNGRSLEEEHAIVPIKSEGTLQGADHSPEAGRKRERRPWADVTSALKDMKNLMVSALRDVFLVRLLMGVAVMLYYSNFVLALEERFGVRPKTTGYLISYTSALGALAGFAVGPVLRLYGHDSHRVLLHSSALTCLLLLLYSAASTVAVVVLSATLLSFSTTLGRTCVTDLQLSVGGAQASGSVIGVGQSVTAVGRILAPLLSGVAQEISPCGPPSLGAALALVAILIMSLNRPPFTGHGVERLKSE, encoded by the exons ATGCTGCATGCACATGTGACACAGACATCcatacag GGCTGCTGGAGTGATGTGGTTGGAAGGCGGCCCTCCTTGCTGGTGTGTGTTCTGCTCAGCGCCCTGGGTTACCTGCTCCTTGGAATGTCCACCAACGTGTTCCTGTTCACACTGGCTAGAGTCCCTGTGG GTGTTTTTAAGCACACCCTCTCCATCTCCAGGGCTCTGCTCTCCGACCTGGTCACAGAGAAGGCGCGGCCACGCGTGCTGGGACACTTCAACACGGCCTCGGGCGTCGGCTTCATCCTGGGGCCTGTGGTTGGTGGGTACCTGACAGAATCAGATGGCGGGTTCTACGTGGCAGCCCTCATCTGCTGCTCCGTCTTCCTCCTCAACGCTG GTCTCGTTTGGCTGTTACCTTGGAAAGAAGCAAACCTCGGCAGCCCAGGGAACGGCCGGAGCCTGGAGGAGGAGCACGCTATTGTACCCATAAAGTCAGAAGGTACGCTTCAGGGAGCGGACCACTCCCCTGAGGCCGGGAGGAAAAGGGAGCGGAGGCCCTGGGCTGACGTCACGTCGGCCCTGAAGGACATGAAGAACCTGATGGTTTCTGCCCTGAGGGACGTGTTTCTCGTGCGCCTGCTCATGGGGGTGGCCGTCATGCTGTACTACAGTAACTTCGTCTTGGCCCTGGAGGAGCGTTTTGGGGTGCGGCCCAAGACCACAGGGTACCTCATCAGCTACACCAGCGCCCTGGGTGCCCTGGCCGGCTTCGCCGTGGGCCCTGTGCTGCGGCTGTACGGGCACGACTCGCACAGGGTCCTGCTGCACTCCAGCGCGCTcacctgcctgctgctgctgctctacTCTGCGGCCAGCACGGTGGCCGTGGTGGTCCTCTCCGCCACGCTCCTGTCCTTCTCCACCACGCTCGGGAGAACCTGCGTCACCGACCTGCAGCTGAGCGTGGGCGGGGCGCAGGCCAGCGGCTCCGTCATCGGCGTGGGCCAGTCCGTGACGGCAGTGGGCCGCATCCTCGCCCCGCTCCTCTCCGGCGTGGCCCAGGAGATCAGCCCCTGCGGGCCCCCGAGCCTGGGCGCCGCTCTGGCCCTGGTGGCTATATTAATCATGTCTCTGAACAGACCTCCCTTCACTGGGCACGGGGTTGAGAGACTAAAGAGCGAGTAG